The following are encoded in a window of Colletotrichum lupini chromosome 3, complete sequence genomic DNA:
- a CDS encoding ENB1 protein: protein MLRLRGADNSVAELFIVQMIQGLGSGIMQLSILVPAQVVVPHREMPQITALVICCSVIGGSIGGCIAGGIYTNTFKPMLYKYLGASASPELVDSLFDSIVGTAPAWGTPERNAINHAFTDVMKFMVYTAVGASAPGVILAWFLPDFILPDRNNMVEE from the exons ATGCTTCGCCTCCGCGGGGCTGATAACTCCGTGGCCGAGCTCTTCATCGTCCAGATGATCCAGGGTCTAGGATCCGGCATAATGCAACTATCGATTCTTGTGCCTGCTCAGGTCGTTGTGCCTCACCGCGAGATGCCACAGATCACTGCTTTGGTCATTTGCTGTTCGGTCATTGGGGGAAGTATCGGAGGTTGCATAGCTGGTGGCATCTACACCAACACATTCAAGCCGATGCTGTACAAGTATCTCGGCGCCAGCGCTTCACCGGAGCTCGTCGACTCGTTATTTGATTCCATTGTTGGCACCGCACCTGCATGGGGTACTCCGGAAAGAAACGCGATCAACCATGCT TTCACAGACGTGATGAAATTCATGGTCTATACTGCCGTCGGAGCTTCAGCTCCGGGGGTTATCCTGGCCTGGTTCCTGccagattttatattacc TGACCGAAACAACATGGTTGAGGAGTAA
- a CDS encoding ENB1 protein: protein MGRRTGRTYSYDSDERTSLLPTSEEEREAMGFVTSLRGRLHAEGSSSADPANGDIAASEAPRDVEMAGKTDDTIEDHDHVKKFDTSEPLESGVGTIQAAQTLWGKKGRWLVIVGLALVMIVYEIDNTTVYIYNNYATSSFSALSKLATLSTASGIVFAVIKPPVAKLSNVIGRGETYIMSISFYVLGYILMATSTTFNAYAAGVVFYVVGQSGTNIMNDIVIADITTARWRGFALSFSFFPFLITPWAAAFIVDDVVKPGGIGWRWGIGMFAILMPIGAAFIISTLLYYQKKAKDMGLTPRQKTTLYSFCSQIDLGGSALLCAGFSLVLIPLTLAASTPSRWGTAYIIVLIVIGVMLLAALPFYEQRLARNPIMPTRYFRNKTIVLCLLLIASDSVGFACTHTYLYSWSTVARGFAARDATFFQYTNGVMQCVMGIIAGLAMAYTRRYK from the exons ATGGGCCGACGAACCGGTCGTACGTATTCGTACGACAGTGACGAGCGGACGAGTCTACTGCCGACGTCTGAAGAAGAGAGAGAAGCAATGGGCTTTGTCACGTCGTTGAGGGGACGCCTCCATGCGGAGGGATCCTCGTCGGCAGACCCCGCCAACGGGGATATAGCTGCATCGGAAGCACCTCGGGATGTTGAGATGGCCGGGAAGACGGACGACACTATTGAAGATCACGATCATGTCAAAAAGTTCGACACCTCCGAGCCTCTTGAGTCGGGTGTCGGCACTATTCAAGCTGCTCAGACATTGTGGGGGAAGAAGGGAAGATGGCTTGTTATTGTCGG CCTGGCTTTGGTGATGATTGTGTA CGAAATCGACAACACCACTGTCTACATATACAACAACTATGCGACGTCTTCCTTTTCAGCTCTTTCCAAGCTAGCAACCCTAAGCACCGCCAGCGGTATCGTCTTCGCTGTTATCAAACCGCCAGTCGCCAAGCTATCCAACGTCATCGGCCGAGGAGAAACCTACATCATGAGTATATCCTTCTATGTCTTGGGCTACATCCTCATGGCAACATCAACAACTTTCAACGCCTATGCTGCAGGCGTTGTATTCTACGTCGTCGGCCAGTCAGGTACAAACATCATGAACGACATCGTTATTGCCGATATCACTACGGCTCGCTGGCGTGGTTTTGCTCTcagcttctccttcttcccaTTTCTCATCACGCCTTGGGCAGCTGCCTTCATTGTCGACGACGTCGTCAAGCCCGGTGGTATCGGCTGGCGATGGGGCATCGGCATGTTCGCAATTCTCATGCCCATCGGCGCCGCATTCATCATTTCGACCTTGCTTTACTACCAAAAGAAGGCCAAGGACATGGGTCTTACCCCAAGGCAGAAAACAACGCTCTACAGCTTCTGCTCTCAGATCGACCTGGGCGGTTCAGCACTTCTCTGCGCGGGCTTCTCATTAGTCCTGATACCGTTAACGTTGGCAGCATCAACACCAAGCAGATGGGGAACGGCGTACATCATCGTCTTAATCGTGATTGGCGTCATGCTCCTCGCTGCACTGCCGTTCTACGAGCAGCGTCTGGCTCGCAACCCAATCATGCCCACGCGATACTTCCGCAACAAGACAATTGTTCTTTGCCTCTTGCTCATCGCGAGTGACTCAGTCGGGTTCGCCTGCACGCACACCTATCTCTACTCATGGTCTACCGTTGCCCGTGGCTTCGCCGCCCGAGACGCTACGTTCTTCCAATACACCAACGGCGTGATGCAGTGCGTGATGGGAATCATCGCCGGCTTGGCAATGGCATACACTCGCCGATACAAGTGA